A part of Clostridium novyi genomic DNA contains:
- a CDS encoding C40 family peptidase, producing the protein MHKKVASVVAVAVLLVTMGTSSVIASPLSDKLKQQQNSLQQNQTNYKNAQNKIQQLESKIESFDNQIEGLMREIQENKSKISSLQNDINRSQKEIVKAKKDIKEEQELYNQRMRTMYMNGVGGYLEVILGAENLGDLFQKIEAVKKLSDLDKKIVKQLRNKQENLQAKQDKLKSEQNKVVNLNKTQQEKVSKLEQDKKAQREVMAQAKKESQLYAGKLQSDQSQINATMKLIEQIKKQAEAARVINTPVDKSQSNVSIKDSKVSSSTNASSTSSSSRKSNTSSSRPSRGTSVNSNYSGNAVVAYASNFQGAPYQWGATGPNTFDCSGFTSYVYAHFGVGLPRTSGAQSGFGTYVSRDSLQPGDLVFFGSPVHHVGIYVGNGCYIHAPKTNDIVKISSLSARSDYSCARRVR; encoded by the coding sequence GTGCATAAGAAGGTAGCCTCAGTTGTAGCGGTAGCTGTGTTATTAGTAACTATGGGAACTAGTTCAGTTATTGCAAGCCCATTATCAGATAAGTTAAAGCAGCAACAAAATAGCTTACAACAAAACCAAACTAACTATAAAAACGCTCAAAATAAAATACAACAGTTAGAATCAAAAATTGAAAGTTTTGATAATCAAATAGAAGGCTTAATGAGAGAAATACAAGAAAATAAATCTAAGATAAGCTCACTACAAAATGATATAAATAGATCACAAAAAGAAATTGTAAAAGCTAAAAAGGACATAAAAGAAGAACAAGAATTATATAATCAAAGAATGAGAACTATGTATATGAATGGGGTAGGCGGTTATTTAGAAGTAATTCTTGGAGCGGAAAACTTAGGAGATTTATTTCAAAAAATTGAAGCTGTAAAAAAATTAAGCGATTTAGATAAGAAAATAGTAAAACAATTAAGAAACAAACAGGAAAATTTACAAGCCAAACAGGACAAGCTTAAATCAGAACAAAATAAGGTTGTGAATTTAAATAAAACGCAACAAGAAAAAGTTTCTAAATTAGAGCAAGATAAAAAAGCTCAAAGAGAAGTTATGGCTCAAGCAAAAAAAGAAAGTCAATTATATGCTGGTAAATTACAATCAGATCAATCTCAAATAAATGCCACTATGAAACTTATAGAACAAATAAAGAAACAAGCAGAGGCAGCTAGAGTTATTAATACACCAGTTGATAAGTCTCAATCAAATGTTTCAATAAAGGATTCTAAGGTTTCAAGTAGCACTAATGCTTCAAGTACTTCAAGCAGTTCTCGAAAGTCTAATACTTCAAGTAGTAGACCATCAAGAGGCACTAGTGTTAATTCGAACTATTCTGGTAATGCAGTAGTAGCATATGCATCAAACTTCCAAGGAGCACCATACCAATGGGGTGCTACTGGACCAAATACATTTGATTGTTCAGGATTTACTTCATATGTTTATGCACATTTTGGAGTAGGACTTCCAAGAACATCTGGTGCTCAATCAGGTTTTGGAACTTATGTATCAAGAGATAGTTTACAACCAGGAGACTTAGTTTTCTTTGGTAGCCCAGTTCATCATGTTGGTATATATGTAGGAAATGGATGTTATATACATGCGCCAAAGACAAATGATATAGTAAAAATAAGTTCATTATCAGCAAGATCAGATTATTCTTGTGCTAGAAGAGTTAGATAA
- a CDS encoding AbrB/MazE/SpoVT family DNA-binding domain-containing protein, protein MKSTGVVRRVDELGRIVIPIELRRTLDIAEKDALEIYVDGEQIILKKYEPACIFCGDARNVINYKGKNICKSCLDTLKEEAK, encoded by the coding sequence ATGAAATCAACAGGAGTAGTTAGAAGAGTAGATGAACTAGGAAGAATCGTTATCCCAATAGAATTAAGAAGAACTTTAGATATAGCTGAAAAAGATGCTTTAGAAATTTATGTAGACGGTGAACAAATTATATTAAAGAAGTACGAGCCAGCTTGTATATTCTGCGGAGATGCTAGAAATGTTATAAACTATAAAGGTAAAAACATTTGTAAATCTTGCTTAGATACTTTAAAAGAAGAAGCTAAATAA
- the fsa gene encoding fructose-6-phosphate aldolase — MKIFIDTANVEEIKKVSKWGILDGVTTNPSLISKEGRNLKDIIEEICAIVDGPISAEVISLSSENMIKEARELTKIHKNIVIKIPMCEEGLKAVNILSKEGINTNVTLIFSPQQALLAAKAGASYVSPFAGRLDDIGVNSSEVIKNISYIFKEYNIKTEIIAASIRHPMHVLEVAKVGANIATIPYKVLLQMLKHPLTDIGIEKFLDDYNKNK, encoded by the coding sequence ATGAAAATATTTATTGATACAGCTAATGTAGAGGAAATAAAGAAGGTTAGTAAGTGGGGTATATTAGATGGAGTTACCACTAATCCATCTTTAATTTCAAAGGAAGGAAGAAATTTAAAAGACATAATAGAAGAAATTTGTGCTATTGTAGATGGACCTATAAGTGCAGAAGTGATAAGTTTAAGTTCTGAAAATATGATAAAAGAGGCAAGAGAACTTACTAAAATTCATAAAAATATAGTTATAAAGATACCAATGTGTGAAGAAGGATTAAAAGCTGTAAATATTCTTTCTAAGGAAGGAATTAATACAAATGTAACTTTGATATTTTCGCCTCAACAAGCATTACTTGCTGCAAAAGCTGGAGCTAGCTATGTAAGTCCATTTGCAGGAAGATTAGATGATATAGGAGTTAATAGTTCTGAGGTTATTAAAAATATATCATATATATTTAAAGAGTATAATATAAAGACAGAAATTATTGCAGCTAGTATAAGGCATCCAATGCATGTTTTGGAGGTTGCAAAAGTTGGAGCCAATATTGCAACAATACCTTATAAGGTTTTATTGCAAATGTTAAAACATCCTTTAACGGATATAGGAATAGAAAAATTTTTAGATGATTATAATAAAAATAAATAA
- a CDS encoding DUF1836 domain-containing protein, whose amino-acid sequence MRNIEEVLKNINDFAKEISKNSLVTYEDLPQYSLFLSQVIDYLNDRFEEEKYTNNIVQNYIKNEVISKPEDGKKRGYTKLHLIQLVLLSYMRPILTTDEIKKVFALAFNEINDRSDDIISWENAYKIFDKIQNESFDNFLNVDFFDKEKLQNFIGHDELKEDEEERILVFLVVMSLIAKASAIKKIAKKIVDEYGKKHSSK is encoded by the coding sequence GTGAGGAACATTGAAGAAGTTTTAAAAAATATAAATGATTTTGCAAAAGAGATATCTAAGAATAGTCTAGTTACATATGAAGATTTACCTCAATATTCATTATTTTTATCTCAAGTTATAGATTATTTAAATGATAGATTTGAGGAAGAAAAATATACAAATAATATAGTTCAAAATTATATAAAAAATGAAGTTATATCAAAACCTGAGGATGGTAAAAAGAGAGGGTATACAAAATTACATTTAATTCAACTTGTTCTTTTAAGTTATATGAGGCCAATACTTACCACAGATGAAATTAAGAAGGTATTTGCACTAGCATTTAATGAAATAAATGATAGAAGTGACGATATAATTTCTTGGGAAAATGCATATAAGATTTTTGATAAGATACAAAATGAAAGTTTTGATAATTTTTTAAATGTTGATTTTTTCGATAAAGAAAAATTACAAAATTTTATTGGCCATGATGAATTAAAGGAAGATGAAGAAGAAAGAATATTAGTATTCTTAGTAGTGATGAGTTTAATTGCTAAAGCAAGTGCAATTAAGAAGATAGCTAAGAAGATAGTTGATGAATATGGTAAAAAACATAGCAGTAAATAA
- the argF gene encoding ornithine carbamoyltransferase, which translates to MDLRGRSLLTLMDYSKEEIEYLLKLSKKVKEEKKLGNQLEALQGKNIVLIFEKDSTRTRCSFEVAAYDLGAHVTYLGPSGSQVGKKESIKDTARVLGRMYDAIEYRGYSQKTVETLARYSGVPVWNGLTDEDHPTQVLADFLTLKEHIEKPLNEISFAYIGDGRNNMANALMIGAAKVGMNFKIISPKELFPHEHLVNKCKEQCKISGGNIKVTDDIEEVKDMDVLYTDVWVSMGEDEKVWKERIEILKPYQINMDIIKKTENNNVKFMHCLPAFHNLDTEIGKKIYEKFQMEALEVTDEVFESEYSIVFDEAENRLHTIKALMLATIG; encoded by the coding sequence ATGGATTTAAGGGGCAGAAGTTTATTAACTTTAATGGATTATTCTAAAGAGGAAATAGAATATTTATTAAAGTTATCTAAAAAAGTTAAAGAAGAAAAAAAGTTAGGTAATCAACTTGAAGCTCTTCAAGGAAAAAATATAGTTTTAATTTTTGAAAAAGATTCAACGAGAACTAGATGCTCATTTGAAGTTGCAGCTTATGATTTAGGGGCTCATGTTACATATTTAGGTCCTTCTGGGTCACAAGTAGGTAAAAAAGAGTCTATAAAAGATACTGCAAGGGTTTTAGGAAGAATGTATGATGCTATAGAATATAGAGGATATAGTCAAAAAACTGTTGAAACACTGGCAAGATATTCAGGAGTACCTGTGTGGAATGGACTTACAGATGAAGATCATCCAACTCAAGTTTTAGCAGATTTTTTAACATTAAAAGAACATATAGAAAAACCACTAAATGAAATTTCTTTTGCTTATATTGGAGATGGAAGAAATAATATGGCAAATGCACTTATGATAGGTGCAGCTAAGGTAGGCATGAATTTTAAAATAATATCACCAAAAGAATTATTTCCTCATGAGCATTTAGTAAATAAGTGTAAAGAACAATGTAAAATTTCAGGTGGTAATATAAAAGTTACAGATGATATAGAAGAAGTAAAAGATATGGATGTTTTATATACGGATGTATGGGTTTCAATGGGGGAAGATGAGAAGGTATGGAAAGAAAGAATTGAGATTTTAAAACCATATCAAATCAATATGGATATTATAAAGAAGACAGAAAATAATAATGTAAAATTTATGCATTGTCTTCCTGCATTCCATAATTTAGATACTGAAATTGGAAAGAAAATTTATGAAAAATTTCAAATGGAAGCATTAGAAGTTACAGATGAAGTTTTTGAAAGTGAGTATTCTATAGTTTTTGATGAAGCTGAAAATAGATTGCATACTATAAAAGCACTTATGTTAGCTACTATTGGATAA
- a CDS encoding OPT family oligopeptide transporter — translation MSKKSKRRTLSQGAYEKIPGDQYEPYVSASLNMPEFTVWSIILGVILAVVFGAANAYLGLKLGQTVGASVPCAVTSMAILRGVLKRGNILENNMVQTIGSAGESVAAGVVFTVPALMLWGMEVKILNIAIMAFLGGTLGVLILIPLRRYFVLDQHGELPFPDGTACAEVLVAGEAGGSSAKVLFLGGGLAGLYTLCSGGFKLWEEKIGIGIKGLKNGWIGIQAVPSLLGVGYVMGPRIASIMFAGAALGWLVIIPIISYFGASVGLPIAPATTLISTMDATKIWSNYIKYIGTGAVIFGGVWSFIKIMPVMINSFRIGFKQLTKSAHESDENALRTDKDINMGIVFILILAIFLFIAFCPPLKLGVIRSILVLIFSFLFVPVAAKMTGLTSNNPISGMTIATLLVTSLVLKGLGAKGEAGMAATLMVGIIVCIAVGITGDTSQDLKTGFLVGATPKKQQIGEIIGVLASAICIGLTVNVLVAAYGLGTEDLPAPQAVLMASLVKGIFTGNLPWILIFIGMAIGAVVELLGIPVLPFAIGLYLPISLSAATIIGGFIRGVLESRKKGHELALRRESGILFGSGLVAGDSLMGVILAIYSFFDVKYKWGNPLSVGKNIEFLHNGWFTLIPYIILVCMLYYYSSIRKPDDLDEAKEL, via the coding sequence GTGTCTAAGAAAAGTAAAAGAAGGACTTTATCACAAGGTGCATATGAGAAAATACCAGGAGATCAGTATGAACCATATGTTTCTGCAAGTTTGAATATGCCTGAATTTACAGTTTGGTCTATAATTTTAGGTGTTATTTTAGCAGTAGTCTTTGGTGCAGCTAATGCATACTTAGGATTAAAATTAGGACAAACGGTTGGTGCATCAGTACCATGTGCTGTTACATCTATGGCAATACTTAGAGGAGTATTAAAAAGAGGAAATATACTTGAGAATAACATGGTTCAAACTATTGGTTCAGCTGGTGAATCAGTAGCTGCAGGTGTTGTATTTACAGTGCCGGCACTTATGCTTTGGGGTATGGAAGTTAAAATCCTAAATATTGCTATAATGGCGTTTTTAGGGGGAACTTTAGGGGTTTTAATATTAATACCACTTAGAAGATACTTTGTGTTAGATCAACATGGTGAGTTACCTTTCCCGGATGGTACAGCCTGTGCTGAGGTTCTAGTTGCAGGGGAAGCTGGTGGAAGCTCAGCGAAGGTTTTATTTTTAGGAGGAGGACTAGCAGGGTTATATACACTTTGCTCAGGTGGATTTAAACTTTGGGAAGAAAAAATAGGAATAGGAATTAAAGGTCTTAAAAATGGATGGATAGGAATACAAGCAGTTCCGTCATTACTTGGAGTTGGGTATGTTATGGGACCAAGAATTGCATCAATAATGTTTGCAGGAGCTGCATTAGGATGGCTTGTTATTATACCTATAATTTCTTATTTTGGGGCAAGTGTTGGATTACCTATAGCACCGGCTACTACATTAATTTCTACAATGGACGCTACTAAAATTTGGAGCAACTATATAAAATATATAGGAACAGGTGCTGTTATATTTGGAGGGGTATGGAGTTTTATAAAAATAATGCCTGTCATGATTAATAGTTTTAGGATTGGATTTAAACAACTTACAAAAAGTGCTCATGAATCTGATGAAAACGCTTTAAGAACTGATAAAGATATTAATATGGGAATAGTGTTTATATTAATTTTGGCAATATTCTTATTTATAGCATTTTGTCCTCCTTTAAAATTAGGAGTTATAAGATCAATACTTGTATTAATATTTTCATTTTTATTTGTTCCAGTGGCAGCTAAAATGACAGGACTTACATCAAATAACCCAATTTCAGGAATGACCATTGCTACATTACTTGTAACTTCTCTTGTACTAAAGGGGTTAGGAGCTAAAGGAGAAGCAGGAATGGCTGCAACGTTAATGGTTGGAATTATTGTATGTATTGCAGTTGGAATTACTGGTGATACATCACAAGATTTAAAGACTGGTTTCCTTGTTGGAGCTACACCTAAAAAACAACAAATAGGAGAAATTATAGGTGTTTTAGCATCAGCTATTTGTATAGGACTTACTGTAAATGTATTAGTTGCTGCCTATGGTCTTGGAACAGAAGACTTACCAGCACCTCAAGCGGTACTTATGGCATCTCTTGTTAAAGGTATATTTACAGGTAATCTTCCTTGGATTCTTATATTTATAGGTATGGCAATAGGAGCTGTTGTAGAGCTACTTGGAATTCCAGTTCTTCCATTTGCCATAGGATTGTATCTTCCAATATCCTTATCAGCAGCCACAATAATTGGTGGATTTATTAGAGGAGTTTTAGAATCTAGGAAAAAAGGTCACGAACTTGCACTAAGACGTGAAAGTGGCATACTATTTGGATCAGGACTTGTTGCAGGGGATTCGTTAATGGGAGTAATTCTTGCCATTTATTCTTTCTTTGATGTTAAA